ATCAAATACAGTTCATTTTGGTTATGTAATATTGGAAGGAACCCTATGTTTTATCTAATGCTCATTGAAAAGTGTCCTCATTACATATCTGTTCAGTCGATTGGGAAAATTCTGAAGGAATCTCTGGTGTATTGGATCAAGAGAGCTGTTacatattgttttctttaaatctgtTTGTCCAAGCAAACACTTGGTCTGAATTTCCCCTCTGAAACTGTTGGTATTGCTGCTTGCTACTACTGATTTATTTGAACAAGGGGGAGAAAGGTGATATGTAACTTTTTACATGAATTTCTTTAAGCAGGAATCCTAGATTTcatgaataaactgaaaatgaaatttagtgATAGCACATTTCTTTTTACCTAAGGATATATTATATGGTTTctactcatttaaaaattgtaaatggcctatcatttgtttcaagagtatGTTAACTTAAGATGGCTTCCATTGCTAGCCACCcagcaaaattgagaaaatttagtCAATTTCTTCTGCATCTTAGTTGTTTATACAACTAagatttgtttattatttgtttaaacagATCTATAGGTGACGTAAAAGCATAGTGCTTGTTTAGGGTCTTGTTGCCCTACCTTCCCAAATTATGGTCTtaagtcattttactttttttaaaaaaagtttcttttttaagattgtctttAATGTAAATCTAGATCTGCAACATGGGTTTCAAATACAGAAACAAGTGAGCTATTTCTCCAGGAGAAGATACTGAGAATTACTTCTTCTTCGTATCCAGTATAATTTAATGATTTCAGTAAATGTAAattctaaaatagagaaaatctatAGAATCCTCTCATTGAATTGTATGTTCCCAGTTTCTAATGGTACACATGTATCTAAGTAAAATATGACTATTTAGGAAACAAACtagaattttagagaaaatagttTTCCTTAACAACTTATAcattaaaaaactattaaatacattttatcagGTATTTTGTAATCCATGTATGTtaagtattaaattatttttgattctcTGTCATTATGATTAAGATCCCAGAGAATAGAAATAGACCTTAAGGAAACGAAGAATCAGAGAGGTTAATGTCTTTTCCAAAGTCATATAGCCCAGTTAGTGAGAGCACCAGGTCCCAAACCCAAATGATGCTGCCTGCCCAAGTGTGCTTGTTGCCAGTTAGACTTAACGTTCAACATTATCACCAGCGAATTTTATTAACCAGATGTACCAAAGAAACCTAATAtgctgaatgaacaaagaaaaagatttctttttaaggagGTAATTTTCCTTGGGTTACTTGAAGTGATTATAGGCcaattttattacattaaaattcTTATAGAAATGTTTTCAAGTCCTAGGTGATGACCTACTTATTAAAACAGAATTTGTCCAAATTTTTTCTAATCCCCTGGGGCATATGAtgagtatttaataaatgaaaaggaatgcCAACCAACCCAGGAATGAAAAGTTCCTGGGCCAGCTCCAAACATCCTATATTAGggatttttagaaaatatgcaCAGTAACGCTGAAGGGGAAAAGGGAGTTGCACATAGAAGACATGCCTTTATTTCCTAAGTATTATTGACTGAATGCATGATTTAGGGTAAATGAAGTTTGTGGCTAATTAACTAGTCcctaattttcatttccaaaatttatatgtatctgtatgtattttttttgatCCACAGCCTTCCCGTGGTTTGGCATGGACATTGGGGGAACTCTAGTAAAACTCGCATATTTTGAACCTATTGATATCACAGCAGAGGAGGAACAAGAAGAAGTTGAGAGCTTAAAAAGCATCCGGAAGTATTTGACTTCTAATGTAGCCTATGGATCCACTGGTATTCGGGATGTACACCTAGAACTGAAGGATTTAACACTTTTGGGCCGAAGAGGGAACTTGCACTTTATCAGATTTCCAACCCAGGACCTGCCTACTTTTATCCAAATGGGAAGAGATAAAAACTTCTCAACGTTACACACGGTGCTATGTGCTACAGGAGGCGGTGCTTACAAGTTTGAAAAAGATTTTCGCACAGTAGGTATCTGTTACTCAAAGCCAACAATTGATACCCattctcttcaatttttaaaataggagacTAGGTTTCCATCTAGCTTGTTTCTTAGGTTAGTTCCCCCTGCTGATGCAGAGGAAGTATGTATTCATGACTAGTGTTTGATTTCAGAACATTTAAATACCTTTATAGGACGAGTAAAAATTGCCCAGATTTGGGCTTGTTGTACATAGTATTTGGTAAAACCTGCTAAGTTTAGAGACTGCTGCAAAGCTACAATAAAAGGAGATTTCAATGAATTTGGCAGTGTACAAAGCCATATATAAATGGGGTTTGAATTTTTTCACTATTATTGTCCTTTGTTTGCATGGCTTTTTGAGTATTATCCATAGTTATCTTTCCCAGGGCCGTCTCCTTCCCAAACCCCAGCTGAAGCCAGTGTCTTGATTAGTCAACACCTGAATGAAAGTGTCTGTCAGCCGTTTTTTCCTGGTTTTATACCATCAACCCTACCATGTTCATCTCAAAGCGGGTTGTTTGGAGATAGCAAGAGGACTATGTAAGCCTTGATTTGAGTTGTGTGCTAGTAGGGGTTTGCCAAGCTTCTAATCTTTCTCATTAGAATAAAGATTAAAAGGTTGGTATTTGGGGCTGctgaaatttgttttccttgaaaatatGCATGTGGACCATTTGGTTTCTCAAGTTTGTGTAAGAAAAGTCTCTTAATAAAACATAAGTGACCACTTATATGGCTTACGTAAGTGAGCCCCTTGTAATTTGAGGTAGTTTAAAAgtctaaatttttattaaaaattttttttcttttgatggatTATACTGATTTGTATTCAATTTATTGAGTAATTTGAACATAAATTTCATGAATTTGAGACTAGTTTGGACATGTCTTACTTAATGTTTGCCAGTATTCTTGCCAAAAGCGGTCTCCTTGAAGCCAGCTTTCACCTGGCCAGATGCTGGTATCCAAATACggagttgtaattttttttaataaagtattgaTATTTTCTAGTGGTGAAGTTCtagatttgtttttgttgatgCTCAGTCATTTATTAAGCTAATATTTGAGCATCTAGTGTGTCTCAGGTATTGTGATAGACACTGAGAACTCAGCTAGGAATAAAGACAGAATTAATGCTCAAAGAGTACAATATTCTAGACCACACAGATAAAtgaattatatgtaaaaatacagtGCCTTATAATTAATACTATGGAAAAAAGATGccatggggggccagcccagtggcgcagcagttaagtgtgcctgttccaccttggcggcccagggtttgccggttcggatcctgggcgcggacatggcactgcttggcaagccatgctgtggtaggcgcccacatataaagtagaggaagatgggcactgatgttagctcagggccagtcttcctcagcaaaaagaggaggattggcagcagttagctcagggctagtctgcctcaaaaaaaataagaggtGCCCTGGGAACACCAGAGGAGTGGTACCTAAGAAGTCCTAGAAAATTGaaaagcttcccagaggaagtaaTGTCTAAGCTGAAATcttttataatgaatattttataatcctTTACTAACCTGAAgtgaatttaataattttaaacttgTACCTGAATTAGAAAGACAGGAAAtgaaggtatatatatatatagtagataGGTTATCTAGTATGATCACACAAGAGGGcataatgaaatacttagaagGCTTGTGCCTATACATAGATTCACCATGAATTCTAAAGCCACAGATGCTAGATTGATATGGTATGCTTTACTGGAGAATTAAATACCATAAATGGTGACATAACTTTCCAGGATGCTAACAACACTTGgtaaaattccaaataataaaaAGTACAGTATTTCTTAAGTTTATATGGTGGCTGCATTCCTAGCAAATTTAGTATGTATTAAAATCATGTAAAGTATACTTTGTGTTTATGTACATAGATCAGAAAAGTACTTTGTGCTTACATAGGCTCAGATAACTATAAACAAATTTTCCTGCTGCCATCTACAAAAATGTCTGTCAGAATGCTCAAAGATAATGCAGGAATGGGATAATTCTTTGCTTTGCACAACTGTCCCACCCATTGCTGGCGTCTGGGCATCCCAAGTCCCTGCCAACTAAATGTTAGTGTggtcctccttcctccccatcttTGTGAAAACTAAAATGTCCCCACAGATTTCTCAAATGCCTCCAAAAGTAATGCCACCATcgctgagaaccactgggctagaTTGAAGTCCCTAAGAGATTTTGGCATGAAACACAACACGTGAAAATGTGGGGATCATAGATGATTTTGAAGTTTTGTAAAGTACATGAAAATTATACAAGACAGTTGAGTCAAGTAGTTTGAATGCTGTCCTTTGTTCACTTCATgaaacttttgtcttttttgttttttttttttaaacagattggAAACCTCCACCTGCACAAACTGGATGAACTTGACTGCCTTGTAAAGGGCTTGCTGTATATAGATTCTGTCAGTTTCAATGGACAAGCAGAGTGCTATTATTTTGCTAATGCCTCAGAACCTGAGCGATGCCAAAAGATGCCTTTTAACCTGGATGATCCATATCCACTGCTGGTAGTGAATATTGGTTCAGGAGTCAGTATTTTAGCAGTCCATTCCAAAGACAACTATAAACGAGTAACTGGGACAAGGTAGTAACCTTTTTGTTCTTATTGCAGCATTCATGTTGTTTTTTTATACACAGAAGTTGTAAAATCAATATTTTACTTCATCAGGAAAATAACATGTATTTGTGCAGCAGCAAAAAATGTAGATgtatgggctggcccagtggcgtagtggttacgttcgtgtgctccactttggcagcccggggttcgccagtttgcatcccaggtgtggacctacacactgctcatgaagccatgctgtggcagtgtcccacataccaaatagaggaagattggcacagatgttagctcagcaacagtcttactcaagcaaaaaggaagcctggcaacacatgttaactcagggcccatcttcctcaccaaaaaaaagtagatATATACGTTAAAGTGTTGCAGATAATATTGTTTTTTAAGGTATGTATATAAAGActcaaaatcattaatttttttttttggtggaggaagattagccctgagctaacatccactgccaatcctcctctttttgttgaggaagactggccctgagctaacatccatgcccatcatcctccacttttatatgtgggatgcttggcacagcatggcttgacaagcagtaccatgtccacacccggaatcctcattggcgaaccctgggccgccgaagcggaatgtgtgaacttaaccactgcgccaccaggccagccccacaaaaatcattaaatatttatatttgtttagcATCACTTGGCATCAAAACTTTCATAATGATGAGTGAGTTTTTATCTGGAATGATTCCAATAACTTTTATTTGCcaaagcatttttcttctttgcttatttttcacttttttataggTGTATTTAAGCCTAAAGTTTGCCGCATGTTAATTCAGTTCACATTTAAGTGGAGTATTGGGCAATATTGTAATTAATTCTTGGAGGATGAATTTAACATGAGCTCTTGATGGGATAACATTAATGTTCCAAATATCCCCTAAAATTTTTTGTAAGACCtgaaatataaatgtgaaatgagattttaaaagtttccttaTGATTCTGATATGTACTTTATCAACTTTTAAGGAGCGTGGAGACTCTTACTTATTAAATTGAGGAAGAAAGATTTTTGGAATACTTAAGATTGATTTGTGAAAAAactcagtttattttattttatttttttgaggaagattagccctgagctaactactgccaatcctcctcttttttctgaggaagactggccctgggctaacatccgtgcccatcttcctctactttatatgtgggacgcctaccacagcatggctttttgccaagcggtgccatgtccgcacccaggatccaaactggtgaaccccgggccgccaaagcggaacatgtgaacttaaaccGCTCctccactgggccggctcctcattttaattttgaagtagtTCTCCTACATAAATGATCCTTAAGtttaattagcattttatttctgtggtgGCTAAAAACCTATTTCCATTGTAActctttatgccaacaaattacaAGGAAGTATTACCTATTTCAATCAATTCTAAAAGACGGAAATTCAGTCTCTTAATAAATTCCAACAGTGATTCAGGGATAGAACCTGTTAGAAATTTAGGTGAGACTAGGGAGcaaaggttttaattttagaGATTAGAGAGATATGACATTTTGTGCACATATCCAAAAAAATAATAGGACCAAGTAAATTTCTGTCATTAAGATGACCAGGCTGACATAAATTTTCTCAGTGTATTCATTTCTGGGTCATATTAAATGTTAATGTATCACAATGAATTGATTTCAGTATTGTCAGCCCAGGTAAATACGCCTTTCGCAAAATCATTTCTTGGAAACCATTTAGAATTAcaagttttctccttttaattcatATGGTTACTAATTTTTAGCATTTACTCCTTttccaaacacacaaaaacatttacttttaGCAATTACAAAGTGGAAGACATCAGGTGAAGATATGAAAGATCTCCTTCCGTCCTCATGTTGTTTCCACCAAGTGATTTTTATTCCGTTTGGTTTATTCTTTGATAAATTTGGTTTTACTAAAcatttttcttacctttcttcATTATGTTAACATTTCAGTACTCAGCATCAGCAATATGTTCTTCCTGTGtgttactgaataaatgaatgctccACCCTTTTACTTTGGAGAAAGAATACTGTTTGTAAATAGAACTTATcaagtttctttatctttttagcCTTGGAGGGGGTACCTTTCTGGGTTTATGCAGTTTATTGACTGGCTGTGAAAGTTTTGAAGAGGCTCTTGAAATGGCATCCAAAGGAGACAGCACCCAAGCTGACAAGCTGGTCCGTGATATTTATGGAGGAGATTATGAAAGATTTGGTCTGCCAGGCTGGGCTGTAGCATCTAGGTAAGTTTAACACTTATGTTGTAATTAGTGTTGCTTATTtagtttttagaaagaaatatattagGAAGTTGTAAGGGGACTTCCTCTTACCTAGTTTAGATTCTAAGTTTTGAACATTCATGTAGTTTAAAAATTAGGTATACAGTAAGAAGTCTGCCCCGAGTGTACCCTATAGGATTCTTCAGTATCTTTTTAGTGCttctttatgtaaatataaacacatatccTTATCCTCCCCTTGTAGAGAAGGTAACTTTTAGAGGGTAGCATTCGTATGCTGTTATATAGCATACTGTATGTACTCTTCAACCGTAATATGTCCtagtctgcctgcctgcctcccccctcccctttccctgcccCACCTTGTTAACACCTgcattgtattccattgtgtggctgtgTGATCATTTGATGGAATGTTGGGGTTGTTTCCAGTGCTTTGCTATGTATAGTTCAACGGGTCAATGAGTAACCTCGTACACACCTTATTTTGTACATGTGTAGATTTATCTGTAGGATAAATCCCCAAAATTATGAAATGTTGCTTGTTATCAGCagatttggttttatttgtttctgttttctctgcagTTTTGGAAATATGATTTATAAGGAGAAGCGAGAATCGGTTAGTAAAGAAGATCTAGCAAGAGCTACTTTAGTTACTATCACCAATAACATTGGTTCTATCGCACGAATGTGTGCTGTTAATGaggtaaaaacatttttaattatgaaaaatttgaaTTGGAGTTGAATATACATGTAGCAGGACTTCTTGTTCCTTAAGGAAGCCTCTGGGATTGAGATTTCCTGATCCATTAAATCTCAGGACTCATGAAGTTGCATGTTGTATACCCAGTTGTTACATTACCTTTAAAGAAAGTCGCAGATAATTCAAGTCAGAAAtagaatacatatttatatttcatatttatccaGAAACCCTTTCAGAAAGACAAAACCTAAATCTCAAAGATGCCAAAGAAAATTCTAAACATAACACAGTTTGAAGTAACTAACTATCGGGGGGGGGGGTGCTCTTGATGTTGCGTCTGACTAGTGGAGTCCTTGGAGGTTTCCTCACTGCCCTCGGCTTCTTTACAGTGCTGCCTTGTTGCGGATGGATCAAGCAGCATTGTACAGGGCTATGAAGGCGTTGAGACTTGTTCTTCACTTGAAGTGTGCGTGATGTCTGCTTAGGAAAGGCATGTACTGCTAGATTGGCCTCTTAGTggggttatttttatttgaaggagACATGTTGTCCTCCTTTTTGTAAGATACATGTCCATTTAGTTTTTGTAAGTATTAAATACTGTAAATGAATTGGGAAATTTGCCGTTTGTAGGAAccctttgttcattcatccatttatcgATTCACTGAATGAATACTTACAGACTACCACGCGCCAGGCATTGTTCTCGGGATGCAGGGTACATTAGTGTAAACACAAAGCTCCCTGACTGTGTGGAACTCACATCCATTCTAGTGATGTATTAAGTTTGTTTAGCATGGATTACGTGATaagtgctattttttaaaaagagaaaatcaaacaagataAAGAGAATTGAGAGTAGACCAGACAGTGGCAGAGGACAAATTGCTGATAATTGGGTGCTTAAAGGAAGGCTGTATTGGACATGTGACCCTTGGGCAAAGatttgaaggaggtgagagaatcGTGGTACAGATAAAGGTCAAGAGTGGCctccagcagagagagaaactgtgCAAAGACCCAAATTAATCCTCTGAATTATTATATGTTTAAATCCAGAATTCTGTCTCTTAAGTTTCTTAATAACAAGGTAGTAAGTTAGTGGGAGCCACTAGCAGACGTTTTAACCCAGGTTTTGGGAATATTTCACTTCTGAGGGCTGACAGTAATCTgggatcctttttttttctttttcttttttataatttttttttttttttgaggaagattagccttgagctaacatctgctgccaatccgcctctttttgctgaggaagactggtcctgacctaacatccgtgcccatcttcct
The nucleotide sequence above comes from Equus przewalskii isolate Varuska chromosome 13, EquPr2, whole genome shotgun sequence. Encoded proteins:
- the PANK3 gene encoding pantothenate kinase 3, with protein sequence MKIKDAKKPSFPWFGMDIGGTLVKLAYFEPIDITAEEEQEEVESLKSIRKYLTSNVAYGSTGIRDVHLELKDLTLLGRRGNLHFIRFPTQDLPTFIQMGRDKNFSTLHTVLCATGGGAYKFEKDFRTIGNLHLHKLDELDCLVKGLLYIDSVSFNGQAECYYFANASEPERCQKMPFNLDDPYPLLVVNIGSGVSILAVHSKDNYKRVTGTSLGGGTFLGLCSLLTGCESFEEALEMASKGDSTQADKLVRDIYGGDYERFGLPGWAVASSFGNMIYKEKRESVSKEDLARATLVTITNNIGSIARMCAVNEKINRVVFVGNFLRVNTLSMKLLAYALDYWSKGQLKALFLEHEGYFGAVGALLGLPNFS